Proteins from a single region of Phycisphaerae bacterium:
- a CDS encoding tetratricopeptide repeat protein has protein sequence MSAAARLLPIRETLSGRWQVPALVVGVVLLVGGLRHMFKSHVPTSFAVEIERVHRLQAAGADARANAYLLDLLAKPERSAAERAEFHRLLAQTIYRAESDYTLHNTRNVGAIVTHFEKALRLGIALAASDWIGLGDAYRWSEQDDSAVEAYRRALEGRPAKADRVRRQLVEMQLARGSMTAELMGEVDAILADEGASAGNVVWALEQKVQALLDGGDTAAAMSLIEKARSRLAGTEERIAVRYLEALCLREAGLRGEAEQALRSLRNEWRSRDELWGKAGWLLGRLQQEDDRPQLALSFYLEVLRSFQSGELHDLCAVGRAECLAALARYERALEAFGELKERLIGKERSRALDCGVVRAAITTIGELLIQGGRLELGVDYLRLAMQLVGSDEAALRGSYLVRVAGALEEMARAAGSDAAKAQQHYAEAAGLHLERADLRTTGDAERPTALEMAADDFESAGHLQKMVDVLARLTAEFPNYPGRAGALYRLAEACRAEGRTARAIATYELVMQSYPRLPDALRSVVPLAECYLAQGGAGTQRGVELLLSVVDDAGPQPLFSPQAIEYRKSLILLADYYSRASDEEVPNHFEKAIRRLEDAVAFYPDDPEMPRLKFQLGDAYRQSAGALRAVATSQPSTQARQSGLQEVERRLARALELMEDVIAALAPHDADSLSDVEKAQLEAGYQYRGDCLFDLGRYAAAIEAYREAAWRFENRPAAVSATLQIVQCHQRLGQAQEARSTLARLGWLLKKTPASAFDERKGMRPKAYWEALVSRLEVSGAS, from the coding sequence ATGAGTGCGGCGGCGAGATTACTTCCGATTCGAGAGACGCTGTCGGGGCGATGGCAGGTTCCGGCGCTGGTGGTGGGCGTGGTATTGCTGGTCGGCGGCCTGCGGCACATGTTCAAGTCGCATGTCCCCACGTCGTTCGCGGTGGAGATCGAGCGGGTCCATCGGTTGCAGGCGGCGGGGGCGGACGCGCGGGCAAATGCGTATCTGCTGGACCTGCTGGCCAAGCCGGAGCGCTCGGCGGCGGAGCGGGCGGAGTTTCACCGGCTGCTGGCGCAGACGATCTATCGCGCCGAGTCGGATTACACCTTGCACAACACGCGGAACGTCGGGGCGATCGTGACGCATTTCGAGAAGGCGCTGCGGCTGGGGATCGCCCTCGCGGCGAGCGACTGGATCGGCCTGGGCGATGCGTATCGCTGGTCGGAGCAGGACGATTCGGCGGTGGAGGCCTATCGGCGGGCGCTGGAGGGGAGACCGGCGAAGGCTGATCGCGTGCGGCGGCAGTTGGTGGAGATGCAACTGGCCCGTGGGTCGATGACGGCGGAGTTGATGGGAGAGGTGGATGCGATCCTCGCGGACGAGGGCGCTTCGGCAGGCAATGTGGTGTGGGCGCTGGAGCAGAAGGTGCAGGCGCTGCTCGACGGCGGCGATACGGCGGCGGCCATGAGCCTGATCGAGAAGGCGCGGTCGCGGCTGGCGGGTACGGAGGAGCGAATCGCGGTGCGGTATCTGGAGGCGTTGTGCCTGCGCGAGGCGGGGCTGCGCGGCGAGGCGGAGCAGGCGCTGCGAAGTCTGCGGAATGAGTGGCGGTCGCGCGACGAGCTGTGGGGCAAGGCGGGATGGCTTTTGGGGCGGCTGCAACAGGAGGACGATCGGCCGCAATTGGCGTTGTCGTTTTATCTGGAAGTCTTGCGGTCGTTTCAGAGCGGGGAATTGCACGATTTGTGCGCGGTGGGGCGGGCGGAGTGCCTGGCGGCGCTGGCGCGCTATGAGAGGGCGCTGGAGGCGTTTGGCGAACTGAAAGAGCGGCTGATCGGCAAGGAGCGGTCGCGGGCGCTGGATTGCGGCGTGGTGCGCGCGGCGATCACGACGATCGGCGAGTTGTTGATACAGGGCGGGCGGCTGGAGTTGGGGGTCGATTACCTGCGGCTGGCGATGCAGTTGGTGGGGTCGGATGAGGCGGCGCTGCGCGGGTCCTATCTGGTGCGGGTTGCGGGGGCGCTGGAGGAGATGGCGCGGGCGGCGGGGTCGGATGCGGCGAAGGCGCAGCAGCATTACGCCGAGGCGGCGGGGCTGCACCTGGAGCGGGCCGACTTGCGGACGACGGGTGATGCAGAGCGACCGACGGCGCTGGAGATGGCGGCGGACGATTTCGAATCGGCGGGGCATTTGCAGAAGATGGTGGACGTGCTGGCGCGGCTGACGGCGGAGTTTCCGAACTACCCGGGGCGCGCGGGGGCGCTGTATCGACTGGCGGAGGCGTGTCGGGCGGAGGGGCGGACGGCGCGTGCGATCGCGACGTATGAACTGGTGATGCAGTCTTATCCGCGGCTACCGGATGCGCTGCGCTCGGTCGTGCCGCTGGCGGAGTGTTATCTGGCGCAGGGGGGCGCGGGGACGCAGCGCGGCGTCGAACTGCTCCTCAGCGTGGTGGATGACGCCGGGCCGCAGCCGCTGTTTTCTCCGCAGGCGATCGAGTATCGGAAGTCCCTGATTTTATTGGCGGATTACTACAGCCGGGCGAGCGACGAGGAAGTGCCGAACCACTTCGAGAAGGCGATCCGGCGGCTGGAGGATGCCGTCGCGTTTTATCCCGACGATCCGGAGATGCCGCGGCTGAAGTTTCAACTGGGAGACGCGTATCGGCAGAGCGCGGGGGCGTTGCGCGCGGTCGCGACGTCGCAGCCGAGCACACAGGCGCGCCAATCGGGGTTGCAGGAGGTCGAGCGGCGACTGGCGCGGGCGCTGGAGTTGATGGAGGACGTGATCGCGGCGCTGGCGCCGCATGATGCGGATTCGCTGTCCGACGTGGAAAAGGCGCAGCTTGAAGCGGGTTATCAGTATCGCGGGGACTGCCTCTTTGACCTGGGGCGTTATGCGGCGGCGATCGAGGCGTATCGGGAAGCGGCGTGGCGATTCGAGAACCGGCCGGCGGCGGTGTCGGCGACACTTCAAATTGTGCAATGCCATCAGCGGCTGGGGCAGGCGCAAGAAGCCCGCAGCACGCTGGCGAGGTTGGGATGGTTGTTGAAGAAGACGCCGGCGTCGGCGTTTGACGAGCGGAAGGGGATGCGACCGAAGGCGTATTGGGAAGCGTTGGTGAGCCGGCTGGAAGTGAGCGGGGCGTCGTAG
- a CDS encoding ATP-binding protein: MIETMERPAEISQRERELAGIISSYNEVTERLKEAHERLEREVARLHDELRQKNMELRRRDRLAALGEMAAGLAHEIRNPLGGIALYSSMLERELDAASPAHGAAAKITIGVRTLERLVSDILDFAQERPLQRHACRMADLLPGLDTSIEPWADQCRCQLIIEPKAGECALYCDSERLGQALLNLLMNAVQAAGEKGTAWLSARLKSDGAEIEVWDSGPGIPRDDLDRIFNPFFTTKAQGTGLGLAIVHQIVEAHGGTIRAGNRNEGGARFVIWLPGAEAASAARPPRYEETADEDEGPLVVSEK, encoded by the coding sequence ATGATTGAGACGATGGAAAGACCGGCCGAGATCAGCCAGCGCGAGCGCGAACTCGCGGGGATCATCTCGTCTTACAACGAGGTGACCGAGCGGCTCAAGGAGGCGCATGAGCGGCTGGAGCGCGAGGTCGCGCGGCTGCACGACGAGCTGCGACAGAAGAACATGGAGTTGCGGCGGCGCGATCGGCTGGCGGCGCTGGGGGAGATGGCGGCGGGGCTGGCGCACGAGATACGCAATCCGCTCGGCGGGATCGCCCTGTATTCGTCGATGCTCGAACGGGAATTGGACGCGGCGTCGCCGGCGCATGGCGCGGCGGCGAAGATCACGATCGGCGTGCGAACGCTGGAGCGGCTGGTGTCGGACATTCTCGATTTCGCGCAGGAGCGACCGCTGCAACGGCATGCGTGCCGCATGGCGGATTTGCTGCCGGGGCTGGATACCTCGATCGAACCGTGGGCCGATCAATGCCGGTGCCAGTTGATCATCGAGCCGAAGGCGGGGGAGTGCGCGCTGTATTGCGATTCAGAGCGACTGGGGCAGGCACTGCTCAATCTGTTGATGAATGCCGTGCAGGCGGCGGGTGAGAAGGGGACGGCCTGGCTTTCAGCGCGGCTCAAGTCGGACGGGGCGGAGATCGAGGTCTGGGACAGCGGGCCGGGCATTCCCAGGGACGATCTCGATCGGATCTTCAATCCGTTCTTTACGACGAAGGCGCAGGGGACGGGCTTGGGATTGGCGATCGTGCATCAGATTGTCGAGGCGCACGGCGGGACGATCCGCGCGGGCAATCGAAACGAAGGCGGGGCGAGGTTTGTGATCTGGCTACCGGGAGCGGAAGCGGCTTCGGCGGCGAGACCGCCACGGTACGAAGAAACAGCGGACGAGGATGAAGGACCCCTCGTGGTGAGCGAGAAATAG
- a CDS encoding diacylglycerol kinase family protein, giving the protein MLTVFMLPQGEIRFIVNPVSGRFGNRALVEAFRRRAEAAGRAVTVQRTAGTGDAEAMAREAFAAGVAALVVVGGDGTVREVVNGMTDGGPPILVVPSGTENILAKYLGIRRDAEWLWQVLCEGREIELDVGVHWGGDSAVEKAARDGCPTGRRFLLIAGAGFDAEVVRRLTLERKGHITYWSYFWPVWRSFWSYRQPQVFVEADDRVIFDGRGLVYVGSIPRYAVGMRLLARAVAADGLLDVCVFQCCKSNAVLGGRVTLLRHALNTFLGRHVGTRGVIYAQARRVRVWSKERVPVEIDGDLAGELPQEYGVADFRARFLVGRDWQG; this is encoded by the coding sequence GTGCTGACCGTCTTCATGTTGCCGCAGGGTGAAATACGGTTCATCGTGAATCCCGTCTCGGGGCGGTTTGGGAATCGCGCGCTGGTCGAGGCCTTTCGGCGGCGGGCGGAGGCGGCGGGGCGCGCGGTCACGGTCCAGCGGACGGCGGGGACGGGGGATGCGGAGGCGATGGCGCGGGAGGCGTTCGCGGCTGGGGTGGCGGCGCTGGTCGTCGTCGGCGGCGATGGGACCGTGCGGGAGGTGGTGAATGGGATGACCGACGGGGGGCCGCCGATTCTGGTCGTGCCGAGTGGGACGGAGAATATCCTGGCGAAGTACCTGGGGATTCGGCGGGATGCGGAGTGGCTTTGGCAGGTGCTATGTGAGGGGCGGGAGATTGAGCTGGATGTGGGGGTTCATTGGGGGGGAGATTCTGCTGTAGAGAAGGCAGCCAGGGACGGCTGCCCCACTGGGCGGCGGTTTTTACTGATTGCCGGGGCGGGGTTTGATGCCGAGGTCGTGCGGCGGCTGACTCTGGAGCGCAAAGGGCACATCACCTACTGGAGCTACTTCTGGCCGGTGTGGCGGTCATTCTGGAGCTATCGGCAGCCACAAGTCTTTGTAGAAGCGGATGATAGGGTAATTTTCGATGGCCGCGGTCTGGTTTATGTCGGCAGCATTCCCCGGTATGCGGTCGGGATGCGGCTCCTGGCCCGGGCGGTCGCGGCGGACGGGCTGCTGGACGTCTGCGTTTTTCAGTGCTGCAAGTCGAACGCAGTGCTGGGCGGGCGGGTCACGCTGCTGCGGCATGCGCTGAACACCTTCCTGGGCCGGCATGTCGGCACGCGCGGCGTCATCTATGCGCAGGCGCGGCGCGTGCGGGTGTGGTCGAAGGAGCGCGTGCCGGTGGAGATCGATGGGGATCTGGCGGGGGAGTTGCCGCAGGAGTACGGGGTCGCGGACTTTCGGGCGCGATTCCTGGTGGGGCGCGATTGGCAGGGTTAG